In the genome of Nocardioides palaemonis, the window CGTCGTCGCGGGTCGGCGGGACGGCGAACGCGGCGCCCACCACGTCGAGGAGGAACGCGACCTCGGCCTCGCTCGGCACCGGGACGTCGGGCACGGGGCCGGTCACCGGCTCGTCGGTCAGGCCGACGTAGACCGTGCCGTCCGGCTGCGGCAGCACCATCGCGAAACGCGCGGCGGTGCCGGGGATCGGCACCATGACGGCCACCCGCGTGTGCGGCAGCGCGGAGGCGCGCAGCACCAGGTGGGTCCCGCGGCTCGGCCGCAGCCGGACCTGGTCGTCGAGGTCGCCGGCCCAGACCCCAGTGGCGTTGACGACGGCCCGGGAGCGGACGTCGTGGGACAGGCCGGTGAGCCCGTCGCGGAGGCGTACGCCCGTGCCGGTGGCCGACGTGACCCGCGCCCGGGTGCGGACGTGCGCGCCGTGGGCTGACGCGGTCCGGGCCACGGTGGTGACCAGCCGCGCGTCGTCCTCGAGCTGGCCGTCCCAGGCCAGCAGCCCGCCGCGCAGGCCGTCGGGGCGCAGGGCGGGCGCGAGGTTGAGGGTCTCGGTGGCATTGAGCCGTCGCGGGCGCGGCAGCGTACGAGCCGTGGTGTGGGCGGTGCGGCGCAGCAGGTCGCCGGCGTGCAGGCCGCCCCAGGTCAGGGCCGCCTTCGCCGGCGGGACGGCGTCGGTGAGGGGGGTGAGCATCGGCAGCGCGTGGACGAGGTGCGGGGCGGTGACGCCCATCAGGATGCCGCGCTCGACGGCGCTCTCGTGGGCGATGGCGAGCTGGCCCTGGGCGAGGTAGCGCAGGCCGCCGTGGACCAGCTTGGAGGACCACCGCGACGTGCCGAAGGCGAGGTCGTGGGCGTCCACGGCCAGCACCGTGAGCCCGCGGGTGACGGCGTCGAGCGCGACACCGGCACCGGTGATGCCGAGGCCGACGACCACGACGTCGACGGCGGCCGGCACGCCGGCGAGGCCGGGCGTGATCCGGCGCCCGGCCGTCATGACCGCGGTGCCAGCGACGAGGCGACGAGGTGCAGGAACTGGCCGTCGAGCTGCTCGACGTCGATGTCGGCGTCGGTCATGGTCAGCGCCGAGAAGACGAAGCCCTGGCCGGCGAGCATCAGCGCCCGGGCCATGAGGACCGGGTCACCCCCGTGGATCGCGCCGGTGGCCTGCCCGCTGGCGATCTCGGCGGCGAGGATCTCGATCAGCGCCTCCTGCGAGCGACCGCGCCGGGCCAGCAGGTAGGGGAGCATCAGGTCGGGGTCGAGCTCGACGATCCGCACGAACAGCTCGTTGTCGCGCAGCGCGCGGACCGTGCTCAGGGCAGCCGCGGCGATCCCGCCGGGAGTCGTGGTGTCCTTCGCCGCCACCCGGGTCGCGGCGGCGATGCCGACCCACTCGCGGGTCATCAGGTCGCCCAGCAGCGAGCCCATGTCGGGCCAGGCGCGGTACATCGTCATCCGCGAGACGCCCGCGCGCCGGGCCACCTCGGTGAGGGTGGTGCGACGCCAGCCGACGTCGAGGATGCAGTCGCGTGCCGCGTCGAGGTAGCCGTCGATGCGGGGGTCGCGGGCGCCGGTCGCGGTGTGACGAAGTGACGACATGTGTCACACTGTAACGCATGACGCCCGAGACGATGACCGTCGAGATGCACCCGCAGCGCTGGGGTGACCCCGCCGCCGCCGCGGACCTGCCCGACTCCGCCCGCGGGCTGGTGGAGCTCGCCTTCGGTCGGCAGGACACCCCCGCGGTCGACGGCGCGACGCCGCCGCCGGTCGCCCTGGACGACGCCCTGCTCGACGACCTCCGTCGGGTGGTGGGCGCGGAGCACGTGCTCACCGACGACGCCACCCGGACCCTGCGCACCCGCGGCAAGTCGACCCCCGACCTGCTGCGCGCACGGGCCGGCGACCTGTCCGACGCCCCCGACGCCGTGGTCCGGCCGGGCGGCCACGACGACGTGGTCGCCGTGCTGGCGTGGGCCACCGCGCACCACGTCGCGGTGGTGCCCTTCGGTGGCGGCACGTGCGTGACCGGCGGGCTCGCTGCCCGGCGCGACGGCTTCGCCGGCCTGGTGAGCCTCGACCTGCTCCGGATGAAGGGGCTCCTCGCGGTCGACGAGGTGTCGATGACCGCCACCCTCCAGCCCGGCCTCCGGGGCCCCGAGGCCGAGGCGCTGCTCGCCGCCCACGGCCTGACCCTCGGGCACTACCCGCAGTCGTGGGAGCACGCCTCGATCGGCGGCTTCGCCGCCACCCGCTCCAGCGGCCAGTCCAGCGCCGGCTACGGCCGCTTCGACGCCATGGTCGTCGGCCTCACGGCCGCCACTCCGACCGGGTCGCTCGACCTCGGCTCGGCCCCGGCCAGCGCCGCCGGACCCGACCTGCGCCAGCTGCTGCTGGGCTCGGAGGGAGCCTTCGGCGTGATCACCTCGGTGACCGTCCGGGTGCGGCGTGCGCCGGCGGTGACGGCGTACGAGGCGTGGCGCTGGCCGTCGTTCGGCGCCGGCTCCGACGCGATGCGCGTCCTCGCCCAGGAGGGGTTGCTGCCGACCGTGCTGCGGCTCTCCGACGAGGACGAGACCGCGATCAACCTCGCCGACCCCGGCTCGATCGGAGGCGCGGAGGACCCGGGCTGCCTGATGGTCACCGGCTACGAGGGCACTGCCGACCAGGTCGCCTCGCGCCGCGCCGCGGTCACCGAGCGGCTCACCGCGCTCGGGGGCACCCCGCTCGGCACCGAGGCGGGGGAGCGGTGGGCGCACGGCCGGTTCCACGCGCCGTACCTCCGCGACGCGCTGCTCGACCACGGCGTCCTCGTCGAGACGATGGAGACCGCCACCTTCTGGTCGAACCGCGAGCGGCTGCACGCCGAGGTCCGGGCCGCGCTGCGCGGTGCGCTCGGCGAGGGGTCGCTGGTGCTGTGCCACGTCTCGCACGTCTACGAGACCGGGTGCTCGCTCTACTTCACCGTCGCGGCGCGCCAGGGCGACGACCCGCTGGGCAGGTGGGCGGCCGCGAAGGCCGCCGCCAGCGACGCGATCATCGCCGCCGGCGCCACGATCACCCACCACCACGCGGTCGGCACCGACCACCTCCCGTGGTTCGCCCGGGAGGTCGGCGAGGTCGGCATCCGCGTCCTGCGCGCGGTCAAGGCCGAGCTCGACCCGGCCGGGATCCTCAACCCGGGGGTGCTGGTGGGCTGAGCACCGGCCTCGCGCTGGTTGACGCCTCCGGCCCGCCCGCCCGCCCCCACTGCGGTACCTGGGGACGAAATGGTGGGTGAACGTGGCCGAACGCCCACCATTTCGTCCCCAGATACCGGGGCAGGGGCGCGGGGGAGGGGGGTCAGGCGAACGACCAGACCAGCAGCTCGGTCGGCTCGGTCGCGGTCACCCGACGGCCGGGCTCGTCGGTGATCCGTACGGCGTCACCGGCGCCGAGCGACAGGTCGTCGAGGCGGACCCCGCCGGCGGCGGCGAAGACGTGCTGGGCGGGGTCGTCGGGCAGCACGGCGGAGGAGCCGGCCGCGAGGCGGGCGACGAGCAGCCGCGCGCCGGCGGTGCCGATCGGCAGGCCGTCGCCGCCGGCCACCTCGACCAGCCCCTCGCCGGGCGGCGGAGCCTCGCCCAGGACGTACGACGGGTCGCCGCCGGGCGTGGTGGGCGTGAGCCAGGCCTGCACGAAGCGGCAGCGTCCCGACGCCGGGTCGGCGACCTCGCTGTGCCGGATGCCCGACCCGGCCGACAGCACCTGCGCCCGACCGGTCTCGAGGACGTGGGGCGCGCCCGTGGAGTCGGTGTGGACGAGCGCGCCCTCGAGCACCCACGTGACGATCTCGAGCCCGGTGTGGGGGTGGTCGGGGTAGCCGGCGCCGGGGTCGAGCAGGTCGTCGTTGTGGCAGACGAGGGGACCGAAGCCGAGGTTGCCGGGGTCGTAGTGCGGTCCGAAGGAGAACGAGTGCCGCGTGACTCGACCGTCCTCGCGCGTCGCCGGCCGCGTCGCGGAGGCGCGGACGTCGGCGGTCATGCGCCCCATTGTGGGTGTCGTGTGGAAGGGTCGGGACATGGGCACGGGGGTGCACGGGGGACGGATCGCGGCCACGGTCGCGCTGGTGCTGGCGGCCGGGGCGTGCTCGGGCGCCCGGGAGCCGACCGAGGAGGAGCCTGGCGGGACACGCGTCGAGGCGGGCGAGCTGGTCGCGCTCGAGGCCCCGGTGCCGGTCGAGGACGTCGACCCGGAGCCCGCGCTGACGGCGCGGGTGCCGTCGGGTGAGGTGCGGGTGGCCGTGCGTGCCGCCGACGAGGTCGAGGGCGCGCGCCAGCAGGCGGCGAGCCTGGACGCGCCCGACGGGACCGAGGTCGTCGTCGTGGCGTGGGAGCTCGACCCGACCGCTCTCGCCGTGCCCGAGGTCGCTGCCCGCGCCGCGCTCGGCACGGACGCCGACGCCGAGGTGGTGCTCACCGGCGGTGACGTCGACGCCGTCCTCGCCACGGACCCCCTGCCCCTGGAGGGGTCGGCGCTGGTCGCGGTCCCCGATGCCGCCGAGCTGGGGCTGGAGGTGACGTTCGACGGCGTCGTGCAGACGGTGAGCCCGGGTGGTGAGCGGCGCGAGGTGCCGGCCGAGGCCGCCGGCCTCTACGAGGGGTTCGCGTTCGCGAGGTCGTCGCTCGACTGCCGACCCGCGCGCCTCGACGCTGACTGCCTCGCCGGAGCGGCCTGGCTGCCGTGGACCGACGCGGGAGGCTGGGCGCCCGTCGGCCAGGTGTGGCCGGTCGTCCGGGTCGACGGCTCGGTGCCGGGCGAGACCGGCGCCCTGGCCCCGACCGTGACCCTCGGCGACGCCGCCCCGGTGAGGTCGTACGACGCGGACGGCACCGCCGCGGGTGGCTTCGACGGCCTGCACGTCTTCCCGGCCGTCCGGCTCGGAGCGGCGCGGGTCGACCTGCAGGCCGAGACCGGCGCGGGGAGGCTGGTCGGCACCGGCGTGCTCGTCCCGGCCCTCCCGTGAGCCCGCACGACCTCCCGGATCCCGCGTACAGGGCCCGCGTCGGGCCGATATCTTCGCCGTTGTGTCCTCCCCCGCAGACTTCCCCCTGCTGCCGCCCGGCTTCCGCTTCGGGACCAGCACGGCCAGCTACCAGATCGAGGGCGCCGCGCGCGAGGGCGGCCGGGGGCCGAGCATCTGGGACACCTTCACCGCCGAGCCCGGCCGGGTCGCCGACGGCAGCACCGGCGACGTGGCCTGCGACCACTACCACCGCGTCGACGAGGACGTGGCGCTCATGCAGCAGCTCGGCACCGGCGGCTACCGCTTCTCGATCGCGTGGCCCCGCGTCCAGCCGACCGGGAGCGGGAAGGTCAACGCCGAGGGCCTCGCGTTCTACGACCGCCTCGTCGACACCCTGCTCGCCCACGGCCAGCAGCCGATGGCCACGCTCTACCACTGGGACCTGCCGCAGGCCCTCGAGGACGACGGCGGCTGGCTGAACCGCGCGACCGTCGACCGCTTCGCCGACTACGCCGCGATCGTGGGCGACAAGCTCGCCGACCGCGTCGAGCACTGGGTGCCGGTCAACGAGCCCAACGTCGCCTCGATCCTCGGCTACGGCATGGGCACCCACGCCCCCGGCAAGGCGCTGCTCTTCGACTGCCTCCCGGCCGCCCACCACCTGCTGATGGCGCACGGCCGCGCGGCCATCGAGCTGCGCCGGGCGGGCGCGCAGTCGATCGGCTGCGCGAACAACCACGCGCCGATCTGGCCGGCGAGCGACGACCCGGCCGACGTCGGGATGAGCAAGATCTTCGACGCGCTGTGGAACGGCACCTTCCTCGAGCCGATGCTGCTCGGTCGCTACCCCGTCGACCTGATGCCCCTCTTCGAGGAGTTCATGCAGGACGGCGACCTCGCCACGATCCGCCAGCCGCTCGACTTCTATGGCGTCAACTACTACAACCCGATGCGGATCGCCGCCGCTGACGAGGACTCCGAGATCCCCTTCGACTTCCGGGAGGTCGTGGGCTACCCGACGACCGACTTCGGCTGGCCGATCGTGCCCGACGCGCTGCGCGAGTGGCTGGTCATGTTCCGCGCCCGCTTCCGCGCCGCGCTGCCGCCGATCATCATCACCGAGTCGGGCGCCAGCTATGCCGTCGGACCCGACGAGCACGGCGTCGTCGACGACCAGGCCCGCATCGACTACCTCCGCGCCCACGTCAACGCCGTCTCCGAGGCGATCGTCCGCGGCGTCGACGTCCGCGGCTACTACTGCTGGTCGTTGATGGACAACTTCGAGTGGGCCGAGGGCTACACCCAGCGCTTCGGCCTCGTCCACGTCGACTACGAGACCCTGGTGCGGACCCCGAAGAAGTCGTTCCAGTGGTACGCCGACCTGATCAAGGCGCAGCCCCAGCACCTGTGAGCTCACGCCGTACGCGTGGCGAAGGTGGAGCCTCTGGCCGGTAGGTCGGGCCCGACGCTCCACCATCGACCTGCCCGGCGGGCGCGCGCGAGGCGGGGCTTGCCGGCGACCTGACCCCGCGCCGATAGGCTCCCCGGCATGAGCAGCCGCCGCATCGTGTTCGTCGTCGGCTCGGGCCGCAGTGGCACGAGCACCATGGCCGGCACGCTGCGCACGCTCGGCCTGCACGTCCCGCAGCCCGAGGTCGTCGCCGACGCCACCAACCCCAAGGGGTTCGGGGAGCCGCGCTGGGTGGTCGACCTGCACGCCGAGCTGCTCCAGCGCAGCAACGTGCAGGTCTCCGACGCCCGCCCGCGCGCCTGGCTCGACACCGGCACCACGAGCGGCGACCACGCCACCCGCGAGCGGGTGACCGCCTGGCTGGAGGAGCAGTTCGCGATCAGCGACGAGCTGGTCGTCAAGGACCCGCGCGCCGCGTGGTTCCTCGGCCTGTGGCGCGCGGCGGCCGACCGCTGCGGTGCCACGTCGTCCTACGTCACGATGCTGCGCCCGGTCACCGAGGTGGTCGGCTCCAAGCAGGCCTACTACGGGCAGATGGGTGCCGGGTCCGACCAGGGCGCCATCACCCGCACCGCCGCGTGGGTCAACATGATGCTCCACACCGAGCGGGCCACCCGCGACCAGCAGCGCGCGTTCGTCCACTACGGCGCGCTGCTCGACGACTGGACCCAGCCGGTGTTCGCGCTGGGGGAGGCGTTCGACCTCGCCGGTGTGAAGACCGCGATGGCCGTCGACATCGCCGATGTCCACCGCTTCATCGATCCCAGCCTGCGCCGGGTCACCGCGACCTGGGACGACATCGGCGTCCCCGACCGGCTGCGCGAGCTCGCCGACGCCACGTGGCAGGCGCTCGAGGACGTCGCCGCCGACGACACCGACGAGGCCCGCCGCCGCTGCGACGAGCTGCGCACGGCCTATGCCGCGCAGTACGCCGAGGCCGAGGCGTTCGCCCACTCCACCGTCGTCGCCCAGCGCCGCACCGCCGCCGCCGAGGCCCGGCGCCAGGCCGCGGCCGAGGCTGCTCCGGCGCGCTCCGGCGCCGACCGGGTGCCGCACGCCGTCCGGGCGATGGTGCCGCCGGCGGCACGCCAGAAGCTGCGCCGGGCGATGGGTCGGGAGCGACCCTCCTGATGCCCGACATCGCCTCGCTCGAAGGACTGCCCGACTACGACGTCACCTGGCCCTGGACGGCCGGCGAGCCGCTCGAGCCCGGCCTGACCTGCGTGTTCCGGGTGCGCAACGAGGCGCGCAACCTGCCGTGGGTGCTGCCGCCGATCCTGTCCGCGGTCCAGCACGTCCTGCTCGTCGACAACGGCTCCGACGACGGCACCGCCGACGTCGCGCGCCGCGTGGCTGCCGAGTGCGGCGCCGCCGACCGGATCACCGTCTTCGACTACCCGCACCGCGTGTCGCGCGCCGGCGGCGAGCACCTCGCCACGCCGGCGACGAGCGTCCACTCGCTCACCCACTTCTACAACTGGTGCTTCTCCCACGTCCGCACCACGTACTCGATGAAGTGGGACGGCGACATGGTGCTGACCCCCGAGGGCGCCGGGATCCTGCGCGACCTCGCCTGGCAGCTCCAGTCGACCCGCGCGATCGTCGCGATGCCGCGCCACCCGCTCACGGTCGTCGACGAGTCCACCGGCTGGCTCGACCTGTCGCTGCGCTTCCTCGAGCCGTGGGTCTACCCGATGGGCCCGGATTTCACGTTCGTGAAGGCCTTCGACTGGGAGCTGCGCGAGTTCCCGCCCGGCGTCGAGCGGATCGTCCTCCAGCAGGGGCTCGTGCTCGAGGTGAAGTGGCTCGACGCCGACGAGTACGCCCACTGGCGCACCGAGGGCGTCGACTTCACCAACACCCGGCTCTACCGCAAGCTGCGCGAGTTCGAGGTCGACGAGGCGATCCGCACCGGCCGGGCCGAGGAGCTCGGCGGCCTCGTCAAGGTCGTCGCGCCGCCCGGCGTCCACGTCATCGACCACGTCAGCCGCGACTGGCTCTGGCGCCAGCCCCGACCGCTCGTGCAGCACTCGCTGCCCTCCTCGCTCAAGGAGCGCGTACGCCCGTGACCCCCGCACCCACCGCCCCGCACCCGCTCCACGACGTCCGGATGCCCGGTCCGACGCTCGTGCTGGTCGACGACGCCGACGGCCTGGCGCTCGACGCGCTGCACGGCATCGAGGACGTCCCCGGGATCGAGGCGCGCGTGGTGACCCTGGCCGAGCTCGACGGCCCGCTCAAGGGCTGGGGCTCGGTGCTCGTGGTGGCCGCCGACCGCGCGCGGCTGCGTCGGATGGCGAGCGCCGTGCCGCTGCTCGGCCAGTGCCGCGTCGTCGCCTGCTGGCTCACCGACACCCCGACCCCCTGGGTCGTCGTGCCGCGACCGGAGTGGCCGCGGCTGACCCACCTCGCCGCCCGCGAGGCCGGTGAGCGCGGCGTGCTCACCGTCCTGCGCTTCGCCTCGGGCGCGCGCGCCCAGCTCGTCGTGATGGAGATGGCCCGGCAGGCCGCCGGCCCCGGCGACACCACCCACGGCGGCCTCGTGGTGGCCTACGCCGGCCGTCCCGCCGCGCCCGGCCTCGACGCCCGCAGCGTGCTGCTGCCCGACGTGGCCGGCGCCGGCGACGCCGAGCGCGACGTGCCGCCGGACGTGGTCGTCGCCCGCCGGGGCGGCCCGGTGGCCGCCCACCACGTGATCGACCGCGCCCCGACCGTCGTCACCGACCCGGGTCCCGACCCGGTCGACGAGCGGGTCTTCAACCCGATCGGCTTCCGCAAGGACTGGGACGCGCCCGTCGCCGACCTGTCCGCCCTCGGCCGCGGTGCGGTGACCGAGGCGGTGGTCGACGCCGCCCGCGCCCATCAGGGCGTACGCCCCTCGGCCGACACCCGCGCGCCCGACCTGCTCGCCCTCGCCGCGGCCGGCGTGCCGCTCGTCGGCGTCGACCGCGCGCAGGCGGTCGAGCTGGGTCTCGCGGCCCCGCTCGTCGACGCGCTGACCGCCGAGGTCGACCTCGACGACGCGCTGGCCCGCGAGGAGCACAGCCTCGCCGTGCGCCGCGCGGCCTTCGATCACCACTCGACGCTGGCCTGGCGCTCGGCGCTGGCGGCCCGCGCCGGCGTGCGCCACACCGGGCTGCCGCCGGTCAGCGCGCTGCTCGCCACCAAGCGCCCGCAGATGCTCGACTTCGCGCTGCGCCAGGTCGCGCGCCAGCGCGGCGCCGAGGTCGAGCTGGTGCTCGCCGCCCACGGCTTCGAGCCCGACCGCGACGCCGTGCGCCGTGCCCTCGGCGACCGGCCCCACCAGGTGCTGACCTTCGACGACGCGACGTTCTTCGGCGACGTGCTGACCGCGGCCGCCCACGCCGCGTCGAGCGAGGTGCTGCTCAAGGTCGACGACGACGACTGGTACTCGCCCGACGCCGTCCACGACCTCGCGATGGCCCGCCGGTTCTCCGGCGCCGACGTGGTCGGGATGCCGTCGGAGTACGTCTACCTCCACGCCAACGCCGAGCGCGAGGACCTCACCGTCCGGCGCAACCACCCCTCCGAGCTGTTCGCCCGCTTCGTCGCCGGGGGCACGCTGCTGCTCGACCGCGGCACGCTCGGCTCGCTCGGCGACTTCCGCCGGGTCCGGAAGTTCGTCGACGCCCAGCTCCTCGCCGGGGTCGAGGCCGCCGGCGGCCGGATCTACCGCACCCACGGGCTCGGCTACGTCCTGCGCCGCACCGGGGCCGGACACACCTGGCAGCGCGACGACGAGGAGTTCCGTCGACCTGACATCGTGGCCGAGGAGTGGAAGGGTTTCCGACCGAGCCGTGCGCTGGAGGTCGACCCGGTCGACCGCCCGGACGGGGTCGCCACGATCGAGGGGGAGTAGCGGAGATGGCCCGGCAACCGGTGGTGCGCCACAACGACTGGGGCACGCTGACGCCCGCGACGCTCGGCGCGTGGGAGCCCACGCTCGCCGTCACCGTCGTGGTGCCGACCTTCAACTACCAGCACACGCTGCCCTACGTCCTCGCCGGCCTCGCCGCGCAGTCGTACCCCTCCCACCTGCTCGAGGTGCTCGTCGTCGACGACCAGAGCAGCCCCGCGCAGGAGCTGCCCGAGGTGCGCCCCGACAACACCCGGATCCTGCGCGTCGAGGAGGGCTGGGGGCGTGCCAACGCCTGCCACCTCGGGGCGCTGGCCGCCGACGGCGACGTGCTGCACTGGTACGACGCCGACATGCTGGCCTACCGCGAGGAGGTCGAGGCGCACGCCCGCTGGCACCACCTCGTCGACTACGCGGTGCCGGGCGGCCACAAGCGCTTCGTCGACCCGACCACGCTGCTCGAGGTCGACCCCGCCGTCGTGCGCGACCGGGTGGCCGCCGGCGAGGCCGTCGACCTGTTCCCCGGCCAGGAGCACGAGCCGCACCAGTGGGTCGAGGACTACTGGGCCAAGACCGACGACCTGCGCACCGCCGGGCCGCGCGCCCAGCGCTACCACATCGGCATGACCGGCTCGGTGACGAAGGCGCTCTACCTCGACTCCGACGGCTTCGACCGCACGCTGCGCCTCGGCGAGGACATGCACCTCGGCCACTCGCTCGCGCAGGCCGGCGGCGTCTTCGTCGTCGACCGCGAGGCGCGCAGCTGGCACCTCGGGCGCTCGCAGGTGCTGCGTCGCGCCGAGCAGGTCAACCGCTACAACGACCCCTACCTCGCCGACCTCGTGCCGACCATGCGGCCCAAGCGCAGCAAGCGCGGCCGTGCCTACCAGGTGCCCTACCTCGAGGTCGTGCTCGAGGCCGGTCCCGCCGACGAGACGATCCACCTCGTCGACTCGTTGCTCGACGGCGACGTGCCCGACCTCCGGGTCACCGTCGTCGGGCCGTGGTCGAGCGTGCACGAGGACCGCGTCCAGCCGGTCGAGGACCCGGTGCTGGAGACCCGGCTGGTGCACCGGTCCTACCTCTACGAGCCGCGGGTGCGGCTGGTCGAGCAGGCGCCTGCCACCTCCGACGCAGAGTTCCTGCTGACGCTCCCCGATGTCTCGATGGCGCCGCTGCCGGCCACGCTCGCGGCGCTGCTCGACGACCTCGAGCGCACCCACCACGGCGCCCGCCTGCTGACGTACGGCTCGGGTGCCGTCGCGCGCCTCGAGCGCACCGCCGCCCTCGCGCGGGTCGCCCGGCTCGCCGGTGACGGTGACGACCGCGAGGCCCTGCTCGACGAGTCGTTCGGGGTGAAGACCTACGACGCCACGTCCGTCGGCTGGGTGCCCGTTGCCGACCGCGTGGTCGAGCGATTCACCCTCGGCGCCCGCCCGCCGATGGACCCCGACAAGTCGGAGAACCGGCTGCACAAGGCCCTGCGGAAGGCCGAGGAGGGCGCCGCCGTCCACCCGCTCCCCGAGCCGGACCAGCAGGCATCCGGGTCCGCGTCCGATGCGTCGGCGGGCACGGAGAAGCGCGGGCTCTTCGGCCGCCGACGGTAGGCCCACTGCCTTCGTTGGTCGAGGAAGGACGAAGTCCTGTCGCGAGACCTGGTCGGTCGGA includes:
- a CDS encoding FAD-binding oxidoreductase, with amino-acid sequence MTPETMTVEMHPQRWGDPAAAADLPDSARGLVELAFGRQDTPAVDGATPPPVALDDALLDDLRRVVGAEHVLTDDATRTLRTRGKSTPDLLRARAGDLSDAPDAVVRPGGHDDVVAVLAWATAHHVAVVPFGGGTCVTGGLAARRDGFAGLVSLDLLRMKGLLAVDEVSMTATLQPGLRGPEAEALLAAHGLTLGHYPQSWEHASIGGFAATRSSGQSSAGYGRFDAMVVGLTAATPTGSLDLGSAPASAAGPDLRQLLLGSEGAFGVITSVTVRVRRAPAVTAYEAWRWPSFGAGSDAMRVLAQEGLLPTVLRLSDEDETAINLADPGSIGGAEDPGCLMVTGYEGTADQVASRRAAVTERLTALGGTPLGTEAGERWAHGRFHAPYLRDALLDHGVLVETMETATFWSNRERLHAEVRAALRGALGEGSLVLCHVSHVYETGCSLYFTVAARQGDDPLGRWAAAKAAASDAIIAAGATITHHHAVGTDHLPWFAREVGEVGIRVLRAVKAELDPAGILNPGVLVG
- a CDS encoding glycerol-3-phosphate dehydrogenase/oxidase, which encodes MTAGRRITPGLAGVPAAVDVVVVGLGITGAGVALDAVTRGLTVLAVDAHDLAFGTSRWSSKLVHGGLRYLAQGQLAIAHESAVERGILMGVTAPHLVHALPMLTPLTDAVPPAKAALTWGGLHAGDLLRRTAHTTARTLPRPRRLNATETLNLAPALRPDGLRGGLLAWDGQLEDDARLVTTVARTASAHGAHVRTRARVTSATGTGVRLRDGLTGLSHDVRSRAVVNATGVWAGDLDDQVRLRPSRGTHLVLRASALPHTRVAVMVPIPGTAARFAMVLPQPDGTVYVGLTDEPVTGPVPDVPVPSEAEVAFLLDVVGAAFAVPPTRDDVVGAFAGLRPLLEVAGTDATADLSRRHAILESPTGVTTVVGGKLTTYRRMAEDVLDALVARGVVDAGPCVTATLPLAGAAPAADLRALGAPPRLVRRFGTDAGLALSTARSVTGLTDDELLAPVSDDVPVTLAELVFAVTHEGAHDVDDLLDRRTRVGLVAADRAAAEPLARRALALAGDAFRTL
- a CDS encoding sulfotransferase family protein — its product is MSSRRIVFVVGSGRSGTSTMAGTLRTLGLHVPQPEVVADATNPKGFGEPRWVVDLHAELLQRSNVQVSDARPRAWLDTGTTSGDHATRERVTAWLEEQFAISDELVVKDPRAAWFLGLWRAAADRCGATSSYVTMLRPVTEVVGSKQAYYGQMGAGSDQGAITRTAAWVNMMLHTERATRDQQRAFVHYGALLDDWTQPVFALGEAFDLAGVKTAMAVDIADVHRFIDPSLRRVTATWDDIGVPDRLRELADATWQALEDVAADDTDEARRRCDELRTAYAAQYAEAEAFAHSTVVAQRRTAAAEARRQAAAEAAPARSGADRVPHAVRAMVPPAARQKLRRAMGRERPS
- a CDS encoding glycosyltransferase family 2 protein, producing the protein MPDIASLEGLPDYDVTWPWTAGEPLEPGLTCVFRVRNEARNLPWVLPPILSAVQHVLLVDNGSDDGTADVARRVAAECGAADRITVFDYPHRVSRAGGEHLATPATSVHSLTHFYNWCFSHVRTTYSMKWDGDMVLTPEGAGILRDLAWQLQSTRAIVAMPRHPLTVVDESTGWLDLSLRFLEPWVYPMGPDFTFVKAFDWELREFPPGVERIVLQQGLVLEVKWLDADEYAHWRTEGVDFTNTRLYRKLREFEVDEAIRTGRAEELGGLVKVVAPPGVHVIDHVSRDWLWRQPRPLVQHSLPSSLKERVRP
- a CDS encoding pirin family protein; the protein is MTADVRASATRPATREDGRVTRHSFSFGPHYDPGNLGFGPLVCHNDDLLDPGAGYPDHPHTGLEIVTWVLEGALVHTDSTGAPHVLETGRAQVLSAGSGIRHSEVADPASGRCRFVQAWLTPTTPGGDPSYVLGEAPPPGEGLVEVAGGDGLPIGTAGARLLVARLAAGSSAVLPDDPAQHVFAAAGGVRLDDLSLGAGDAVRITDEPGRRVTATEPTELLVWSFA
- a CDS encoding GH1 family beta-glucosidase; translated protein: MSSPADFPLLPPGFRFGTSTASYQIEGAAREGGRGPSIWDTFTAEPGRVADGSTGDVACDHYHRVDEDVALMQQLGTGGYRFSIAWPRVQPTGSGKVNAEGLAFYDRLVDTLLAHGQQPMATLYHWDLPQALEDDGGWLNRATVDRFADYAAIVGDKLADRVEHWVPVNEPNVASILGYGMGTHAPGKALLFDCLPAAHHLLMAHGRAAIELRRAGAQSIGCANNHAPIWPASDDPADVGMSKIFDALWNGTFLEPMLLGRYPVDLMPLFEEFMQDGDLATIRQPLDFYGVNYYNPMRIAAADEDSEIPFDFREVVGYPTTDFGWPIVPDALREWLVMFRARFRAALPPIIITESGASYAVGPDEHGVVDDQARIDYLRAHVNAVSEAIVRGVDVRGYYCWSLMDNFEWAEGYTQRFGLVHVDYETLVRTPKKSFQWYADLIKAQPQHL
- a CDS encoding TetR/AcrR family transcriptional regulator, with protein sequence MSSLRHTATGARDPRIDGYLDAARDCILDVGWRRTTLTEVARRAGVSRMTMYRAWPDMGSLLGDLMTREWVGIAAATRVAAKDTTTPGGIAAAALSTVRALRDNELFVRIVELDPDLMLPYLLARRGRSQEALIEILAAEIASGQATGAIHGGDPVLMARALMLAGQGFVFSALTMTDADIDVEQLDGQFLHLVASSLAPRS
- a CDS encoding glycosyltransferase family 2 protein; the encoded protein is MARQPVVRHNDWGTLTPATLGAWEPTLAVTVVVPTFNYQHTLPYVLAGLAAQSYPSHLLEVLVVDDQSSPAQELPEVRPDNTRILRVEEGWGRANACHLGALAADGDVLHWYDADMLAYREEVEAHARWHHLVDYAVPGGHKRFVDPTTLLEVDPAVVRDRVAAGEAVDLFPGQEHEPHQWVEDYWAKTDDLRTAGPRAQRYHIGMTGSVTKALYLDSDGFDRTLRLGEDMHLGHSLAQAGGVFVVDREARSWHLGRSQVLRRAEQVNRYNDPYLADLVPTMRPKRSKRGRAYQVPYLEVVLEAGPADETIHLVDSLLDGDVPDLRVTVVGPWSSVHEDRVQPVEDPVLETRLVHRSYLYEPRVRLVEQAPATSDAEFLLTLPDVSMAPLPATLAALLDDLERTHHGARLLTYGSGAVARLERTAALARVARLAGDGDDREALLDESFGVKTYDATSVGWVPVADRVVERFTLGARPPMDPDKSENRLHKALRKAEEGAAVHPLPEPDQQASGSASDASAGTEKRGLFGRRR